The Alteromonas stellipolaris genome segment CATAAAATTAAGACATTCTATATTTGCTGAAGCGTGTGTAGGTCTGCTCGTATTAATCACTACTAGCGTTGTCACAACAGCAGTTGGGCCACCGATGTAATCGGGTGCCACTGTTAACTTATTAATTTATTTATTAAAGGTCATATATATGAAACACATTATTCAACCCAAGCTCCTTACAATTTTCACTCTTATTCTGTTGAGTGGGTCAGTATTTTCTCATGAAAATGACGCGGATAAAGATACAAAATCGACGATGTTCACTGGTCTTGAAACGTCAGCTGGCAAGACTGTGTTAGCGTTTCATAAAGCTCTCGAAACCGGTGATGCGCAAACCGCCCGTGGTTTGCTTGCTGATGACGTATTGATACTCGAAGGAAAGGGCGTTGAAAGAAGCGCACAGGAGTATGCGAGTCATCATATGCTATCTGATATGAAATATTTAAAAGCAATGACAATTGAGTCTATTGAACACCATGTTACTCAATTCGATGTTGTAGCAATATCGATATCAAGAAGCAGCGTAAAAGGGACCTACAAAGATAAAAATATTGACCGAATAGGTAATGAAACGATTACGCTGAAGAAGCACGACGATAAATGGAAAATTACGCATATACATTGGTCCAATTGATTGTAGGTAACATGGTTCGTTACGCTAGCTAGATATTTATCACGATGTTTTCATTACAAAAATGTAATTGAATGGTAATGCAATTGCCGTAAATCATTGATGTAGATCATGTAAGTTGACAGCCACCTCAGTATGCTTGCTTTCGCGATGTATAAGATTTTTACAACGTACACTTAACGAAATTTTTATCAGCATTAGCGAGGAAAGGTTCATGAAAAATAGCACTAAAATACTAACGGTATTAACAGTTTCTTTATTCTTTTTAGGAGGCTGTGCAAGTCAAATTTATCATGATTACATCATGAGCGGTCAGGTTGTATCAACCAACGGAAA includes the following:
- a CDS encoding YybH family protein, which produces MKHIIQPKLLTIFTLILLSGSVFSHENDADKDTKSTMFTGLETSAGKTVLAFHKALETGDAQTARGLLADDVLILEGKGVERSAQEYASHHMLSDMKYLKAMTIESIEHHVTQFDVVAISISRSSVKGTYKDKNIDRIGNETITLKKHDDKWKITHIHWSN